The genomic stretch CGCTGAGGCAGGACGACGTCACCGCGTCGGGTCACGCGATCGAGTTGCGCATCAACGCCGAGGATCCGGACGCGGGCTTCCGCCCCGACCCGGGGCTGTGCACGGCGCTCGCGGTGCCGGAGCGCGTCGGCCATGGGAGCGTGCGATGGGACGGGGGGATCGCCGCGGGCTGGCGCGTGCCGGCGAACTACGACTCGCTCGTCGGCAAGCTCATCGTCCACGCCGGAACGCGTGCCGCCGCGATCGCCGCGGGCAAGGAAGCGCTCCGCGGCCTCCGCATCGAAGGGATCAAGACGACGATCCCGTTCCACCTGCGCCTGCTCGACGATCCGGACTTCGTCCGCGGCGCGTACGACGTCCTCTGGCTCGAGCGGGCGGGAGTCTAGGAGCATGGCGAAGGTCGTCTTGGGCCCGATCGGAACGTCGCGCGAGCGCGCGCTCGGCGACGACGCGTGGCGCGCGCAGCTCGCGCACGCGAGGGCCCTCAACGCCGCGCTCGAGGCCAAGCGCGAAGAGGTCCGCCGCGGGTGGGGCGCCTCGTACGAGGAGAGGGTCAAGAAGAAGGGGAAGCTCACCACGTGGGAGCGCGTGGAGCGTCTGCGTGACCGCGGGACCGACGTCCTGCCGTTCGGCACGCTCGTCAACTACGGGCGCACCTTCGGCGAGGACGCGAAGACCTCGCCGGGCGCGGGCGTCGTCACGGCGTTCGTCCAGGTCGAAGGCCGCTGGGTCGTCGCGATCGCGAACGACAACACCGTCGCGTCGGGGTCGTGGTGGCCGCAGACGCCGGAGAAGATCCAGCGCGCTCAGGAGGTCGCCCTTCGCCTCCGGCTCCCGGTCGTCTACCTCGTCGATTGCTCGGGGCTCTTCCTTCCGGAGCAGGCGCAGACCTTCCCCGGCCGTACCGGCGCCGGCGCGATCTTCCGGATGAACGCTCTTCTCTCGTCGGAGGGCGTGCCGCAGATCGCGGGGGTTCACGGCGACTGCATCGCGGGCGGCGGCTACATGCCCATCATCTCCGACGTCGTCTACATGACCGAGCAGGCGTACATGGTCATCGCGGGCGCCGCGCTCGTGAAGGGGGCGAAGGCTCAGCACATCACGTCGCTCACGATCGGCGGTCCCGACGTGCACGTCCACCTCTCACGCTGCGCCGACCATCGCGTCCCCGACGACGCGACCCTGATCGACTGCGTCAGAGCCGAGATCGCGAAGCTCCCGTCGCCGGCGTGCGCGTACTACCGGTACGGCGCCGACCCGGCGCCGCCGCGCTTCGCGCCGGAGGAGCTCGACGGGTTCTTCCCCGCCGATCACCGGCACAGCTACGCGATCCGCGAGGTGCTGGCGCGCCTCGTCGACCACTCGCTGTTCGGGGAGTTCCTGCCCGACGTCGGTCGCGAGATGGTCTGCGGCGTCGCGCGGGTCGAGGGGCTCTACGCCGGGTTCGTCGCGAACAACCTCGAGCTGACCGATCACGAGGTCCACCGCGGGCGCAAGCGACCCGGCGGGATCCTCTACCGTGACGGGATCGCGAAGATCGCGCAGTTCTCGCGGGCGTGCAACGACGACGGGATCCCGGTCTTCTGGCTCCAGGACGTCTCCGGGTTCGACATCGGCCCGGAGGCCGAGCGTGAAGGGCTCCTGGGCTTCGGCTCGTCGCTCATCTACACGAACTCGACGAACGACGTGCCGATGTTCAGCGTCCTCCTCCGCAAGGCGTCCGGCGCGGGCTACTACGCGATGGACGGACTTCCGTACGGGCCGGTCCTCCAGCTCGCGACCCCGCTCACGCGCCTCGCCGTCATGGAGGGACGCACGCTCGCGATCGGCGCGTACAACGCCCGTCTCGACGACGAGTTCCGCATCGTCGCCAAGGACGAGGCCGAGGCCGAGGAGATCCGGCGCGGGATGGCCGCGGTCGAGGAGCGCATCGGACGCGACATGGACCCGGTCCTCGC from Candidatus Polarisedimenticolaceae bacterium encodes the following:
- a CDS encoding carboxyl transferase domain-containing protein; translation: MAKVVLGPIGTSRERALGDDAWRAQLAHARALNAALEAKREEVRRGWGASYEERVKKKGKLTTWERVERLRDRGTDVLPFGTLVNYGRTFGEDAKTSPGAGVVTAFVQVEGRWVVAIANDNTVASGSWWPQTPEKIQRAQEVALRLRLPVVYLVDCSGLFLPEQAQTFPGRTGAGAIFRMNALLSSEGVPQIAGVHGDCIAGGGYMPIISDVVYMTEQAYMVIAGAALVKGAKAQHITSLTIGGPDVHVHLSRCADHRVPDDATLIDCVRAEIAKLPSPACAYYRYGADPAPPRFAPEELDGFFPADHRHSYAIREVLARLVDHSLFGEFLPDVGREMVCGVARVEGLYAGFVANNLELTDHEVHRGRKRPGGILYRDGIAKIAQFSRACNDDGIPVFWLQDVSGFDIGPEAEREGLLGFGSSLIYTNSTNDVPMFSVLLRKASGAGYYAMDGLPYGPVLQLATPLTRLAVMEGRTLAIGAYNARLDDEFRIVAKDEAEAEEIRRGMAAVEERIGRDMDPVLAASNRDVDEIVRPAEMRRWIGALTTMAYQATGYRRIKNPRIWSLHDLEAIT